A stretch of Helicobacter pylori DNA encodes these proteins:
- the tatA gene encoding twin-arginine translocase TatA/TatE family subunit, translating to MGGFTSIWHWVIVLLVIVLLFGAKKIPELAKGLGSGIKNFKKAVKDDEEEAKNEPKTLDAQATQTKVHESSEIKSKQES from the coding sequence ATGGGCGGATTCACAAGTATATGGCATTGGGTCATTGTTTTATTAGTGATTGTGTTGTTGTTTGGGGCTAAAAAGATCCCAGAGTTGGCTAAAGGTTTAGGCAGTGGGATTAAAAATTTCAAAAAAGCCGTGAAAGACGATGAAGAAGAGGCTAAAAACGAGCCAAAAACCCTAGACGCTCAAGCAACGCAAACCAAAGTGCATGAGAGTAGCGAGATTAAAAGCAAACAAGAAAGTTAA
- the gmk gene encoding guanylate kinase, with amino-acid sequence MHNDFNLLILSGPSGAGKSTLTKYLQEKIPKTHFSLSTTTRKPREGEVDGLHYNFVSEEEFKQGIEKGQFLEWAIVHNHYYGTSKIPVEKALKEGKIVIFDIDVQGHEILKKHYPNACSVFISTKNQEILKERLLLRGTDSKETIEKRLINAYKEMQCLESFDYLIINEDLEKSKEIILSIAKTLVYRLKAFNFEKICKAWKNESL; translated from the coding sequence ATGCATAATGATTTTAATTTACTCATCCTTTCAGGCCCTAGCGGAGCGGGTAAAAGCACCCTTACAAAGTATTTGCAAGAAAAAATCCCCAAAACCCATTTTTCCCTTTCCACCACCACGAGAAAACCCAGAGAGGGCGAAGTTGATGGCTTGCATTATAATTTTGTCAGCGAAGAAGAATTCAAACAAGGCATAGAAAAAGGGCAGTTTTTAGAATGGGCGATCGTGCATAACCACTACTATGGCACTTCTAAAATCCCTGTAGAAAAAGCCTTAAAAGAGGGCAAAATCGTCATTTTTGATATTGATGTGCAAGGGCATGAGATCCTTAAAAAGCATTACCCTAACGCATGCTCAGTCTTTATTAGCACCAAAAACCAAGAAATTTTAAAAGAGCGCTTGCTTTTAAGGGGGACGGATTCTAAAGAGACGATAGAAAAACGCTTGATCAACGCTTATAAGGAAATGCAGTGCTTGGAAAGCTTTGATTACCTCATCATCAATGAAGATTTAGAAAAATCCAAAGAAATCATCTTAAGCATCGCAAAAACTTTAGTCTATCGCTTAAAAGCGTTTAATTTTGAAAAAATATGCAAGGCCTGGAAAAACGAATCCTTATAA